In Labrus bergylta chromosome 11, fLabBer1.1, whole genome shotgun sequence, one genomic interval encodes:
- the LOC110004484 gene encoding coagulation factor X isoform X2, with amino-acid sequence MMSSLALTWTLTCLLTCSALVQSSVFLDRSSAGQILCSASRSRRANSFFLEEMLPGDLERECYEESCSQEEAAEIFHTREKTLEFWYKYINLNPCRTNPCLNGGMCTLDRGDFLCLCPPQYHGKTCESVVLQCRYRNGGCIQYCRDLLDGAGVQCGCAEGFNLEPDGYSCSKTVSYPCGRQDSELMFGGRSLWSDPEEVNVSMETGAMLDENSTISWVPKLNFTKEEEEEEAVNASSALRGSNETDLREGGEEVGLVPRIVGGVLERPGRSPWQVLVRRSDGYGFCGGTLVSDRWVISAAHCLEQTADHITIDFDKKRPDPGEQLIKVQKVFVHPHFHSFTFDSDIALLYLARPVVRGSTAIPACLPDPHLSKYLLEEGNRGVVTGWGLTRFLGKSSRFLRKVTLPVVSYKDCTATTEQVITDNMFCAGYLETSMDACSGDSGGPFVVNYRGTWFLSGVVSWGEKCADKGKYGVYTRLGNFLQWIQDTMGRSA; translated from the exons atgatgtCATCATTAGCTCTCACCTGgactctcacctgtctgctcaCCTGCTCTGCACTGGTCCAAAGTTCAG tgtttctggaTCGGTCGTCTGCAGGTCAGATTCTCTGCTCGGCCTCCAGGAGCCGCCGAGCAAACTCCTTCTTCCTGGAGGAGATGTTACCAGGAGACCTAGAGAGGGAGTGCTATGAGGAGAGCTGCTCGCAGGAGGAGGCAGCCGAGATCTTCCACACCAGAGAGAAGACG CTGGAGTTCTGGTACAAATACATCA ATCTGAACCCCTGTCGAACAAACCCGTGTCTAAACGGAGGGATGTGTACCCTAGACCGAGGAGATTTCCTATGTCTATGTCCTCCGCAGTACCACGGCAAGACCTGCGAATCAG ttgtgttgcAGTGTCGCTATAGAAATGGTGGCTGTATACAGTACTGCAGAGACCTGCTAGATGGAGCTGGAGTTCAGTGTGGCTGCGCTGAAGGATTCAACCTGGAGCCTGATGGATACAGCTGCTCCAAGACAG TATCGTACCCGTGCGGCCGACAGGACAGTGAGCTGATGTTTGGAGGTCGTTCTCTGTGGAGTGACCCTGAGGAGGTAAATGTTTCCATGGAGACGGGCGCCATGTTGGATGAGAACAGCACCATCAGCTGGGTCCCTAAACTCAACTtcacaaaggaggaggaggaggaggaggcagtgaaTGCATCGTCTGCACTGAGAGGATCGAATGAGACGGAtctgagggaggggggagaggaggtggGGTTGGTGCCTCGTATTGTGGGTGGAGTCTTGGAGAGACCGGGGCGGAGTCCCTGGCAG gtatTGGTCCGCAGGTCTGATGGTTATGGTTTTTGTGGTGGGACTCTGGTTTCTGACCGATGGGTGATCTCTGCTGCTCACTGTCTGGAACAGACTGCAGACCACATTACCATAG ACTTTGACAAGAAACGTCCTGATCCAGGTGAGCAGCTCATAAAGGTTCAGAAGGTCTTTGTCCATCCTCACTTCCACTCGTTCACCTTTGACAGCGACATTGCTCTGCTCTATCTTGCCCGGCCCGTTGTCAGGGGCTCTACCGCCATCCCCGCCTGCCTTCCTGACCCCCACCTCTCCAAATACCTGCTGGAG GAGGGTAACCGTGGCGTGGTGACGGGTTGGGGCCTCACTCGGTTCTTGGGCAAGTCCTCCAGGTTTCTCAGGAAGGTGACACTCCCGGTGGTCAGCTACAAAGACTGCACTGCGACCACTGAACAG GTAATCACAGACAACATGTTCTGTGCGGGTTACCTGGAGACCAGCATGGACGCCTGCAGCGGGGACAGTGGGGGGCCATTCGTTGTGAACTACAGGGGGACCTGGTTCTTGAGCGGGGTGGTCAGCTGGGGGGAGAAATGTGCCGATAAGGGAAAGTATGGAGTTTACACCCGACTAGGGAACTTCCTGCAGTGGATCCAGGACACCATGGGAAGATCGGCCTGA
- the LOC110004484 gene encoding coagulation factor X isoform X1: MMSSLALTWTLTCLLTCSALVQSSVFLDRSSAGQILCSASRSRRANSFFLEEMLPGDLERECYEESCSQEEAAEIFHTREKTLEFWYKYINLNPCRTNPCLNGGMCTLDRGDFLCLCPPQYHGKTCESVVLQCRYRNGGCIQYCRDLLDGAGVQCGCAEGFNLEPDGYSCSKTVSYPCGRQDSELMFGGRSLWSDPEEVNVSMETGAMLDENSTISWVPKLNFTKEEEEEEAVNASSALRGSNETDLREGGEEVGLVPRIVGGVLERPGRSPWQVLVRRSDGYGFCGGTLVSDRWVISAAHCLEQTADHITIGDFDKKRPDPGEQLIKVQKVFVHPHFHSFTFDSDIALLYLARPVVRGSTAIPACLPDPHLSKYLLEEGNRGVVTGWGLTRFLGKSSRFLRKVTLPVVSYKDCTATTEQVITDNMFCAGYLETSMDACSGDSGGPFVVNYRGTWFLSGVVSWGEKCADKGKYGVYTRLGNFLQWIQDTMGRSA; the protein is encoded by the exons atgatgtCATCATTAGCTCTCACCTGgactctcacctgtctgctcaCCTGCTCTGCACTGGTCCAAAGTTCAG tgtttctggaTCGGTCGTCTGCAGGTCAGATTCTCTGCTCGGCCTCCAGGAGCCGCCGAGCAAACTCCTTCTTCCTGGAGGAGATGTTACCAGGAGACCTAGAGAGGGAGTGCTATGAGGAGAGCTGCTCGCAGGAGGAGGCAGCCGAGATCTTCCACACCAGAGAGAAGACG CTGGAGTTCTGGTACAAATACATCA ATCTGAACCCCTGTCGAACAAACCCGTGTCTAAACGGAGGGATGTGTACCCTAGACCGAGGAGATTTCCTATGTCTATGTCCTCCGCAGTACCACGGCAAGACCTGCGAATCAG ttgtgttgcAGTGTCGCTATAGAAATGGTGGCTGTATACAGTACTGCAGAGACCTGCTAGATGGAGCTGGAGTTCAGTGTGGCTGCGCTGAAGGATTCAACCTGGAGCCTGATGGATACAGCTGCTCCAAGACAG TATCGTACCCGTGCGGCCGACAGGACAGTGAGCTGATGTTTGGAGGTCGTTCTCTGTGGAGTGACCCTGAGGAGGTAAATGTTTCCATGGAGACGGGCGCCATGTTGGATGAGAACAGCACCATCAGCTGGGTCCCTAAACTCAACTtcacaaaggaggaggaggaggaggaggcagtgaaTGCATCGTCTGCACTGAGAGGATCGAATGAGACGGAtctgagggaggggggagaggaggtggGGTTGGTGCCTCGTATTGTGGGTGGAGTCTTGGAGAGACCGGGGCGGAGTCCCTGGCAG gtatTGGTCCGCAGGTCTGATGGTTATGGTTTTTGTGGTGGGACTCTGGTTTCTGACCGATGGGTGATCTCTGCTGCTCACTGTCTGGAACAGACTGCAGACCACATTACCATAG gaGACTTTGACAAGAAACGTCCTGATCCAGGTGAGCAGCTCATAAAGGTTCAGAAGGTCTTTGTCCATCCTCACTTCCACTCGTTCACCTTTGACAGCGACATTGCTCTGCTCTATCTTGCCCGGCCCGTTGTCAGGGGCTCTACCGCCATCCCCGCCTGCCTTCCTGACCCCCACCTCTCCAAATACCTGCTGGAG GAGGGTAACCGTGGCGTGGTGACGGGTTGGGGCCTCACTCGGTTCTTGGGCAAGTCCTCCAGGTTTCTCAGGAAGGTGACACTCCCGGTGGTCAGCTACAAAGACTGCACTGCGACCACTGAACAG GTAATCACAGACAACATGTTCTGTGCGGGTTACCTGGAGACCAGCATGGACGCCTGCAGCGGGGACAGTGGGGGGCCATTCGTTGTGAACTACAGGGGGACCTGGTTCTTGAGCGGGGTGGTCAGCTGGGGGGAGAAATGTGCCGATAAGGGAAAGTATGGAGTTTACACCCGACTAGGGAACTTCCTGCAGTGGATCCAGGACACCATGGGAAGATCGGCCTGA